Below is a window of Cytophagia bacterium CHB2 DNA.
GCTATGATGGCCGGCGCGCTGCCAATCAGCTTCTGTCATCAAATCGAGGAGCTGGGCAGTCGTGGCGCGTGCGGCTTTGAAGGCCTCGAGCGAGGCTTCGATCGGCCGCTCGCGATAGCGCAACCGCCGCGCGAATTCTTCCTGATCATAGCCTTGAATTTGGGCGTGCTCTTCGACCAACAATTTGCGCAGGCGAATCGCGCTCGTCATCTCGCTGTCCGCCAGGTGATGCACGATCTCGCGCGCAGACCATTTTGCCGGCGACCAACGATAATCCAATTCTTCCGCGCTGATGCCCTGCAAGGCTGCGGCAACCTGGTTATAGCCGTCTTGGTATTGCGCGATAAACTGCGCGCGTTCATCTGCTGTCATAATAATTTTGGTGTCGATCTAAAAAGTCTTATCCCAGGCCATGACGCCGAGCAATGCCGGCAAATAGACCAATGAGGCGCGCATCAAGCGTTGGGCGGCGGCGACATTGCGCGAAACGATCACTCCAATTCCCGCGCTCAAGAAGGCTAGGCCCAACAGCAGCGCCGTAACAAAATAGACGATTCCTGTCAGGCCGATCAAGGTGGGTAGCAGGCTAACCGAGAGCAGCGCAATGCAGTTGGCAATGATCTGGCGTCCCGCACTGCCGCCTTCCGGATCGATCACAGTGAGCATGCGAAAGCCGCCGCGCGCATAATCGTCGCGGTAAATCCACGCAATCGCGAGAAAATGGGGCAACTGCCAGAGAAAAAGAATCGCAAATAAAATCCACGCTTCGACGCCGATCTCGTTGCGTACCGCTGTCCAGCCGCCCATGGGCGGCAATGCGCCGGGAATCGCGCCGATGATGGTCGAGAGCGAGCTTTTTTGTTTCAAGGGTGTATAGAGAAACACATAACTGATGAGTGTGATCGCGGCCAACAGTCCGGTTAGTGCATTCACCAACATGATCAAGTAAACGATGCCCAGAACGGATATGCTCACCCCGAACGCCAGCGCCGCACCGGGCGTGAGACGCCCCGCGGGCAAAGGGCGGTGGCGCGTGCGCAACATCTTTGCGTCCAGGTCGCGCTCGAAATATTGATTGAGCGCGCTGGTACCGCCGGCGACGAGCGCGGTGCCGAGCAGGGTATGAAAGAGCAGGATGAAATCCATCTCGCCCTGCGCGCCGAGATAAAAACCAAAGAGGGCCGTCAGCACGACCATCAGGGTTACGCGGGGTTTGGTGAGGGCGAAGTAATCAAAAAAAGGTTTGGGATGATTCAGCGTTGCACGCATCGTTTTCGGACCCATTGAATTCTTTGTTTTCATCTACGATATACCATTCATCTCACGGTCAATGATCGCTTCAATGTCGTTTTGGAGACGGGGAATTTTATTCTGAACCACATCCCAGACGAGCTCATAGTCAACTCCGAAATAACCATGAATGAGCTTGTCGCGCATGCCAGCAATTGTTTTCCAGTCGATCTCAGGATGTTTTTGGCGAAATTCATGCGGTAGATTTTTTACCGCTTCTCCGATGATCTCCAAGCTTCGCACGAACGCTCGTGGCAGCGTATCATCTTCCAGAAATTGCCGGCGCGGCAAGCTCTGCGACTTGCCGATTAGGTACTGCGTTTCGTCTAAAATGTGACGTAAATATTCAAGCTGCGAAAGAGACATATTCAATCTCTTCCATGATATAAGGCCTAATATAGGGGCTTATCGACTCGGGTGTTAAAAGCTCAACCGGCCTTCCAAACAGATCATCCAAAAAAAAGGCGAGATGGATGAAGTTATCAAAATTTTTTTGGCCCGCTCCAAATTCCACCAAAAGATCGATATCGCTATCTCGTTGTTGCTCGTTGCGAACGAATGAGCCAAAAAGGCCTAGCTGCAAGACGCCATACCCTCGAATTCTATCTTTGTGTTCTTGCAGTAGGGAAAAAACCTTGGTTTTGTCCAACATATCTGAAGGCATGCAACATTCTCTTCTTCTGATCTTGGTTATCCCGATATAAACAAACTTTTGAATACCCCAAACATCTCTTTTGCCGAAGCCTCTACCCCGCCTGTGGAATGATTTTTCCCATTTTTTCGGCGGCCGGAATCCGTTCCGGAATTTCCGTGTATCGCCTCGCGCGCAGCGCTAGCACCACGTTCGTGCCCAAAATCAATGCGCCAGTGGCGACATGCATGGTGGTCGGCGTCACGGCTTTTTGCGTCCAGATGGTCAGCGCGCCCAGGGTGATTTGCAGAATGATCGCGCCGGTGAGCAACAACGCCGGGCTGAGCAGCAAGGCTTCCTCGCGATGTTTGCGAAAGATGCGAACCACGGTCCAAACAATCGAAGCGGTGACCAGCAACGCGCCAACGCGATGGGCGAAATGTATCACGATTTGCGGCGAGTCAAGAGGCGGGATCACCTGTCCGAATGCCAACGGGAAATCCGGAATCGCCAGACCCGATTTGGTGTGGCGCATCACGGCGCCCAGGATAAGTTGCAGCAGCACCAACGCCGTTGTTATGATCGTCAAGGTTTGCAGAGAGGGGCGCTGCACGTCATCGGTTCGCACGCGCGGTTTGAGCCACTCCGGGGAGGTAAAAAGCGCCACGCAAATGGTGAGGCAAAAAAATAGTTGCGCCAGCGTGCCATGCGCCACGGAAATCGCAGTGGGCAGCAAGAACAGAACGGTGAGGCCGCCGAGGATTCCCTGCAAAATAACGGCGGCCAACGCCGCATACCCGAGGCCTCGCACCCACGCACGCGGTTCAACACGCCAAAGCCAGATCGCCAAAATCATCGTCAGCATGCCGACGATGGTGGCAACCATGCGATGGCCGTGTTCATACAAAATGCCGCCCACCATTTGCGAAAGCGGAAACGAAAACATAAAGTGGCCATACGTTGTCGGCCAATCCGGCACGGAAAGCCCCGAATCCGTGCTGGTGACCAGGCCCCCGATAAAGATCAAAACAAACGTGGCTCCGACCACCAACAGCGCAAAACGGTGGAGCCATTTGCGGCCATTCGATTCATGCGTATTCATATGATTCAAACATCACATAGTAAAAGACATTCATTGAGCATCGGGCGCAGGCTCGGCCTCGGCTTGCGCCGCAGCCTCGGCTTTCTTGGTTGCTGAGCTGCGCGGTGTGCCGGTCAAATCCGGCAGCAGCGCGATGATCAGCAGCGTACAAAGAACCAAGGGCGTCAGCGCAATGATGCCAAGCGTGCGCTTTTCGAATTTCAAATGCATAAAGTACATCGCCACGAGTGCAGCCTTGCTGAGTGCGAGCAGAATCAAGATGACCGCCACACCGATTCTGCCGATGGGCAGGTACACGGCGCCGACTTCGAGAATCGTCAACAGAAACAACGCGCCAAAAACGGCCATGTAATTCGGTTCTTGATGAGCGGCAGACATGGAAATTCTCCTGGGGCTATTGAATGAGATACACGAACGTGAACACCAAAATCCAAACGAGATCGACGAAATGCCAGTAGAGCCCGACGTTTTCCACGCCATTGTAATTCGCAGCGGAATAGCGGCCTCGCAAGCTGTTCATCAAAATCGCGCTCAAGTAAATCACGCCGCCGGTAACGTGCGCGCCGTGAAAGCCAGTGATGGCATAAAACGTTGTGCCAAAGAGATAGCTGCCGTAGGGATTGCTGGTGAAAGTCACGTTCTGCGCGGTCATCAGATGCGTCCATTCATAAGCCTGCAGCCCGAGGAAAATCAAGCCGCCGAGAATGGTGAGCGCAAGAAAATTGCGCAGCCCTTTCTGGTCGCCGCGCTTGACGGCCGAGAGGGCCTTTACCATGGTCACGCTGCTGCAAATGAGCAGGAAGGTCATGAACGCGGTCAGGTTGATGCCGAGCACCTCGAGCGGATTCGGCCAGTCCGTCGCGCCGGAACGCAGCGCGCCATAGCCTGCGAGCAGAGCGCCGAATGACATGGCGTCGCCCGCCAGGAAAATCCACATGCCGAGCTTGCCCCAACTTTCAGGCGTTAAGGGCGATTCTGCGGGATCGACTGCATGAGCATGGGCTGTTGCGTGGCTCAAGTTCTTTCCTCCTCTTTTTCAGAAGTTATTGGTGATACCTTTGCGTTTGTCTTCATTGCCAGTTGCTGCCGGCGATGCATAACCACCAGGCATAACGCCACCCCGCCGACGATGGTAAACGGCATCGCCATCAAAAAAAGAATGCTGTTGTTGAAACCGCGCGCCAGCGATTCATTCGCCGTTTCCGCGCAACCGGGGCAGGCATGGGTAATGATGGGAAGCGCCAGCAGGAACAGCGTGAGCACGGAACAAAAAACTTTTACCGTTTTCTTCATCACAATAATCTCAGATCAAATAAACCTTGCGGGTGACGCGCCAAAACGCTTAGATAGCGCGCGAATATTTTCGATACTCAAGTCGCGTCTGCCTGCGTTGAAACGATCAAAGCGGTTTTTCTCAACTATGTGAAACCAAGAATCCAGCGCTGTCAGAATGCTTGCGCGTGAATTCTCTAAGCGTTTTGCGAGAAATAACATGCTTGCAAGCGCGCCTCCCTGTACCTCAATTCAAATACACTAAAGCATAAAGCGCTGGCCACAACAGGACCACGAGATACCAATACATGCTGCAGAGCTGCACCGGCGTGTGGCGTTGCGCGGTGAATTGGTTTTGCTGGGCACGCCGCCAGACGATCACCAACCACAACACAGCCCCGAGCACATGCAGGGCGTGACAGCCGATCAACACGTAAAAAATTGCGCCGTACACGCTCGAGGACAAGGTCAAGCCAAAATCAATGAGCTTGATCCACTCCGAGCCCTGGATGAATAAGAACGTCACGCCGAGCAGAGCCGTAGCCGCCAGTCCCTTGACCAAGCCGGCGCCCTCACCCCGCCGGATGCGTTGATACGCGGCGAACATGGTGATGCCGCTGAGCAACAAAATTACGGTATTCACGCCGGTGACCGCCACCGGCAAGCGCGGTTGCCCGAGCGGCGGCCAATTCACAGCACTGGTACGAAAGACGATGAACGCTCCGATGAGCGTGGCAAAAAACATCGCATCCGTTCCCAGAAACAGCAACATGCCGAGCACGGCATTGCCTACCGGCTTGGGTTCGGTATCATCATCGCGACCGTTATCGTCCGGACCATAAGGCAACTCGGGCGTGATGGGCGGCGGATCGCCGGAAAAGTGATCGAGCGCGATAACCTCATCTTCAGCGCGCGACCGCCATTCGTAAGCGACCGCGCTTGCGGCAAAGGGCGGCGACGTAATTGATGACATGGCAAAGAGGCCCGGCATTAGTTCAAAACGATAACACTCACAATCGTCACGACTACTAAAAATGCCAATACGCCCAACAGAATTTTCAGCAATCGTACATTCTGTGTCGCAAGCTCCGCCGGTTTCATCGCTGTTCCTTGTCACTCTCGCGTTGGTGCTTGTGAATGAGGTTCGCCGCGCGCCGTTGCGTTCAGTGGCCTGCCGGCACAGGCGTTCTGCTGGTTTGCGGCACGTAATCTTCTTCGACGCCCGGCACGCTGAACTCATAAGCGCCGTGATAAACCACCGGGATTTTCTCGAAATTGCCGTGCGGCGGCGGCGTGGCAGCCGTCCATTCCAGCGTATTGGCGCGCCAGGGATTGTCGTTCTCGGCTTTTTTGCCCTTGTACATGCTGTAGATAAAATTCACCGCAAAGATGATTTGCGTGAAGCCGAGCACAAACGCGCTGATGGTAATGAATTCGTTCATGCCCTGAAATTGCTTCAAGAAATCGTATTGCAGCGGATTGGCAATGCGGCGCATGTGCCCGCCGACGCCGAGAATGTGCATGGGGAAAAACGTGCAGTTGAACGAAACAAACGTCAGCCAGAAATGCACATGTCCCCAGGTTTGATTCATCATGCGGCCGTACATTTTCGGGAACCAGTAGTACAAGCCCGCGAAGATGCCGAGAATGCTGCCGCCGAACACGACATAGTGAATGTGCGCGACGATGTAGTACGTGTCGTGAATGAACATATCGACGGGCGTCGAGGCCATGTAAATGCCGCTCAAACCGCCGATCACGAACATCGACACAAAGCCGAGCGCGAACAACATCGGCACCGAAAATCGAATATTGCCGCCCCACAGGGTGCCGAGCCAGTTAAACGTTTTGATGGCGGAAGGCACGGCGATCAACATGGTCGAAACCATGAAGGTGGTGCCGAGTCGAGGATTCATGCCGCTTTGAAACATGTGATGGCCCCACACGATCCAGCCCAGGAATGCGATGGCAATCATGGCCCAGACCATGGCGCGATAACCGAAAATCGGTTTGCGCGAGAACACCGGCAGAATCTCGGAGGCCAGGCCCATTGCCGGCAAAATCAAAATATAAACCTCGGGATGGCCAAAAAACCAGAAGAGATGCTGCCACAACAACGGCTCGCCGCCGCCCTTCACATCGAAAAAGCTGGTGCCGAGAGTTTGATCAAACAAAAGCATGGCGAGCGCCGAGGTCAACACCGGCAAGGCGAGCAGCAAGAGAATGGCAACGATGAAAAGCGACCAAACCGAAAGCGGCATACGGAACAGCGTCATGCCGGGCGCGCGCATGTTGATGATGGTGGTGATGTAGTTGATCGAACCCATCAGCGAAGATACGCCGAGCACGATCAAACTGAACGACCATAACGCCTGTCCCAATTCCACCCCGGTCCAGGCGGCATTGGCGGACAGCGGTGTGTACGAGGTCCATCCCGCTGCGGCATGCCCGCCGGGAACGAAGAAGCCCGCCATCATGATCACGCCTGAGGCTACCGCAATCCAAAATGAAAGCATGTTGAGCACGGGAAACGCCATGTCGCGTGTGCCGATCATTAATGGTATGAGAAAGTTGCCAAAACAACCGACGAGAATCGGCATGACCACGAAGAAAATCATGATGGTCGCGTGCATCGTGAACAGCGAGTTATAAAACGCCGGCGCCACCGCGCCCATCGGCATATTCTTCGCGAGCCAGTTCTTTTCGCTGTCATCTTTCTGAATCCATTCCATCCACAGATTGTCCATGCCGGTTTTCGGCTCGCCGGTTTCCAGAAATTCCGCAGAAGCGCCAATCAACGGCAGCGGTTGATCAGGATAGGCAAGCTGCCAGCGAAACAACAGCGCAAAGCCGCCGCCGAAAATCATCATGAGCAAACCCACCGCAAGAAATTGCTTACCGATCATTTTATGATCGAGCGAAATGAGATAGGTGCCAATGAAACCGTGCGGATTCGCTTCCGCCAGGCTGCCGAGGCCGCCGACAAAATAGGCGAATCCCACCAGAAAATCTGTAAATCCCATCAGCGAGGCGCCGCCCGCGCCGTGCATCAAACCCCACACGGCCCAGATCGCGCCGTACAGCAAAGGCAATGCGCCGAACAATTTATTGGCGCGCCGCCACGTCAACACGCCGTTGATAATCGAAACCACGCCAAATGCCAGGCGCGCGAGAAATCCGCTTTCCGGCTTGGTCAGCAAGGTCACCAGCACAAACAACACGCCGACCACAATCATGAACGCGCTGAAAACCTCGCCGAATAAACGCCGTTGCTTCTGTTCTTCAGTTGAAACCGCATGTGCATGCGCCATTTTCTCTCTCCAGTCGATTTAACGCATTGAGGTTGGTTTTCATTGTTCATTTTCTGCGGGCGCCAGATCGGCGGGGGCCGCTTCTTCTTCCGCGGGCGGCCAGGTCTGTTGCACCCATGCGTCATAATCTTCTTTGGTATCGACGTAAAGCGTGCCCTTCATGCCGGAATGGCCGAAGCCGCACAATTCGGCGCAGGGAATTTCATAAACGCCGGGCTTGGTGGCCTGGAACCACGCGGTGATGTTATGGCCGGGCACCGCATCTTGTTTCAGGCGCAATTGCGGCACGAAAAAGCTGTGAATGACGTCGAGCGAGCTTAAATGCACATGCACCACGGCGTCAACCGGAACGTGCAGATCATTGTCGATTTGATAGTCATCGGCGGTGTCAAATTGGGCATCCGGCCCGGGATAAACAATTTGCCAGTTGAATTGCTTGCCCGCCACCCGCACTTGCACATCCGGCGCGGGCCGGCTTTGCTTGATCTCGCCCCACAACGGTTTGCTGACCAGCGCGAGCACCAGCATCGCCACCGTGGTGGCGCTGGTCCAAATCCATTCCAGCGTGGTGTTGCCGTGCGAATAAACCGCGCGCCGGCCTTCGCGGTGGCGATACTTGACAAGGAAATAAAACATCGCGCCCGCGACGAGAAAAAAGACGCCTGCGGTGATGTAGTAGATGACGTAGAAAAAAAAGTCGATTCTACCACCGTAAGTCGACACATTCTCCGGAAGCCAATCGAGCATGAAGGTTTCTCCTCCCTTGACTGATTGAGTTGGTCATTGCGCCTGCCAGCGCTCTCCCTGCCTGGAATCAAATGTGAGTGCTTACAATCATTCCGGCAGAGAATCGTTTTGTTTGAAAGCGAAATCGACAGCCTGTTTCACCGAATCACCCAGCGTCACGCGTTGCTCGCTTCGCCCCAGCTTTTCATGCCAGGCGGTGACCACATATTCTCCGGGCGGCAACGGTCCGAGACGGTAACTGCCATTTTCCCCGGTAACCGCATAAAACGGATGTTCGAGCACGCCCGCGTAGGCAGCCATCCACGGGTGCACGTTGCAGCGAATGGGAATCATAATCTCGCGGCGGGAAAACGTGCGCGTCAATTGCTTGGTGTGGCGCGTCATGCCGAGATTGAACGGCGGGTTTTGTTGTGAGGCCGCGTGAACATTGTGCATCGTGTTGTCACTATTCAAAATCTGCAAGGGCTGGCCGATTTGAATGCCGAACACGCGCGGCGTGTAGCGGCAGCCTTCCTGATTCAGGACGACCGGCTCGGCTGGACTGGGATATTTGTGAGCGACGCCCTCGGCGATATACACAAATACATTACGAAGGGTTTCATTGTCATTGACAATAATCTCCTCCGACGCCATGGTGTTTAATCCGTTACACAAACATGCAGGATCCGAACTCATACGGATCAAGGGGCGTGCCGGCGGTGTGCCGGCAAAGTTCACGCGCCCGAGGATTTCACTCGTTGCTGCGGGGGGTGGGGCCGGCGCCCGGGCTTCTCTTTGGGGGAGGGACGCCGATTGTTCGCGCTCGCCACAACTCCAACTCGACAGCATGAAGAGGATATAAAAAGAAGCGCGTTTCGCGCTCGCTCGGGATAGCAAATAACTCACAGCGCATCTGCAAGAGGGAGCCGAACCCGGCTCATGACACATCTGTTAAAAAATTGGAAGCGGAATTTAGTCAGGCATGGGCGTAATGTCAAGGGGAAATTCGAGCTTTGCACAATATCTCAATTTGCCATGAAACAATTCCGCCCGGAGACTTCGTGAAAGTGGCGTTTGACACATCCGTCAAACTGCGCTCTTTTAGCTTAGGCGTTCACTCATCTCGTTGCTTTTCGATTGATTTTTAGCAATGAATGTGATTCATTCCCCCTTCACAATAACCAATGCGCTTCAACATCTGCCATAGGCCGGTTCATGAAATCTTTTCGCCTCGCACACATTATTCCTCTTCTGATTATTATTATCGCGAGTGTTTATTATCTCGGCGGCGCGCGCGTGAAGCAGGAGGATCACCGCAATTGGCCCGGTCGCGAAGAATTATTTGAGCGGTTGTTTCGCGAACGGCGCTTGTTGTTTGTTTATGGCGCAAGCCGGCCGGAATTCGCCGCGCGTTATCAAGCCTTTGCCGAGAACTACAAAAACCGCTCGCGCCGCTTGAGTGTCACAATCAAAAGCGACCGCGAGACGACCAGCGAGGATCTCAAGAACAACGCGGTTTATCTCGTAGGCACGCCCGCCTCCAATCACTGGTTGAAAAAATTGTCCGCGCGCCTGCCAGTCAAGTTCGAAGACGGCGGTTTCGAGCTTTTCGGCAAAGCCTACCGCGATTCCAGCGATGTGATTTCTTTGTTTTATCCCAATCCCGAGAACCCGCAAGTGCCGCTGCAAGTGCTGTCCGGCAACCGCGATGACGAAGTCCTGGCCTTCGAGCAGTTTCGCCAAAGCGGTGATTATCGCATTGTCCGCCGCGGCAACTGTATTGCTTTGGGAAGTTTTGCGCAAGAGGAAGGCCGGCGCTGGGCGTTCGACAGCGCCAATCATCATGATTTTGCGGCAGAGACGAAGCTCGCCAAAGAAACCGCGCATTTTCGTTTTCATACGCACGGTTTTACGCCGCCGGCAGAAACGCTTGACCGGCTTGCTTCAACCTGCGAGCAAAACTATCAGCGCCTCACAGCATTTTGGGGAAACGCGGCAGCGCTGCCGGCAATCGATTATCATCTTTATGCAAGCTTTGAAGAAAAAGGCTTGATCACCTCGAATACGCAACTGGCGCATTGCGATCTGACGCGCCGGGAAGTGCATGTCATGCTGGGCGATTGGATCAGCGGAACGCAGGCCGCGCATGAGTCGGATTTGCTGCTGCGGTTGCACCTCGGCGCGCCGAAACATTTGGTTTTGGAAACCGGTTTGCGCATTTACTTCTCGGAGAATTGGCGGAAGCGCGGCTATGCCTTTTGGGCCAGCAAGCTTTTTCTCTCCGGCAATATGCCGGCGCTGACGGATTTGCTCGACAATCAAATGTTGCAAAATGAATCCGATCTGGTGATGGAACCGCTGGCCGCGACGCTGGTGGCGTTTTTGCTTGAAGCTTGGGGGCGTGAAAAATTTCTGCAGAATTACGCGCACTGGTCGCCCGCCCCGCAAGAAGCGGCTGCGCTGGAAACGGGATGGCACAGATTTCTGTCGACAATCGCCGGGGAATATCGCGCGGCAATTGCGGCAAGGCGCAGAGAATTTCCCAAAGCAACCTCTTTTCAGAAAGGTTTCTGTCACGCGCATGAAGGCTATCAAATTCACAACGGCTATCTGTCGCGCAAATCCGATGAGGCGTTGGCTAAACTCGCGCGCCTGGGAACGAATGCAGTGTCGCTCACGCCCTTTACTTCCATAGAAAATCCGCAAAAGCCGGAGTTTTTCCGCTTGTGGCGCAGCGCCGGCAGTGAGAACGATGAAAGCGTGATACACGCCGCAAACAGCGCGCATGCGCTCGGCATGGCCGTCATGCTCAAGCCGCACATCTGGGTCGGGCGCGGCAGTTGGCCCGGCGATATTGCCATGACGGCGCCGCAAGAATGGCAACTCTTCTTCGACTATTATTACCGCTGGATCCGGCATTATGCGCTGCTCGCCGAAATGTATGACATGGAAATCCTCTGCCTCGGTGTGGAACTATCACAAGCCACCGTCGGACACGAACAGGAATGGCGCACGATGATCGCCAAGCTGCGCCGCCTTTACAGCGGCGAGATGACCTATGCCGCAAATTGGGGAAACGAGTTCGAGAAGCTCGCGTTTTGGGACGCGCTCGATTTCATGGGCGTGAATTGTTATTATCCGTTGAGTGAAAAAGACAATGCCGGTGATGCGGATTTACGCGCGGGCGCTACGGCCGTGGTCGAGCGCATTGCCGCGGTGGCGTGGCGTTTTCGCAAACCGGTGTTGTTCACGGAAATCGGCTTCACCAGCACCAACGCGCCCTGGAAACAGCCGCATGCCGAAGTACGCGGCAGTCCAGTCAATTTGAATGATCAAGCGCGATGCTATGAAGCCATGTTTCAGGCATTGGCCGGAAAGTTCTGGTGTCGCGGCATTTATTGGTGGAAATGGCCGAGCTATCTTGACTACGGCGGCCCGGCAGACAACGAATTTACTCCCAACAACAAGCCGGCGGAACAGATTGTGGCGAATTGGTATGGCAGGGCGTGGTGAATTGCAATCGGCATGATTCAGCGACAAGAGTAAAAACCCATGACTGCGCTGAGGCATGCTTTAAAAATTGCAGCTTTCGAAGAAATCTCTGAAGCTCATCGAGCAAATTTAAGCTCCGCCCACAAAATTGAAATCCCGCAAAAAAAGCAAAACCTTTTCAGTGGGATTTTATTTCCGGGGGCGAAACACTTTTAAAATTTTATTCTGTTTTTGATAGGCCAATCGCTTATTTCTGAAAAGTATCTGGTCGCAAAAGCTTGAGGAAATTTTTGCCGGCGGGAAAGAAAACGATGGCAAGATATGGTATTTTTCAGAGAAAACACCGTCCGGGCGCTTTATGATTCAAACATGAACACTTGCGAAAGGGTTTGACATGTTTGCCGCCTCAGCGCCCGGGCGGTATTTCTCGGGGGCGCATCACTTGTTGTAGCTAATACCCACCCAAATTCTCCGGCCGTGATGCTCTTCAAACTCCAGGGAAGGTTGGCTGAAATCGATGCCGCCTTGTTCGGGATCAACGCTGCGTTGATCCAATAAATTGCGCACTTCGAGAAACGGCAATACGTTCAGTCCCAGCCCGTGCAACACCGGTGCAGAAAC
It encodes the following:
- the cyoE gene encoding protoheme IX farnesyltransferase, giving the protein MGPKTMRATLNHPKPFFDYFALTKPRVTLMVVLTALFGFYLGAQGEMDFILLFHTLLGTALVAGGTSALNQYFERDLDAKMLRTRHRPLPAGRLTPGAALAFGVSISVLGIVYLIMLVNALTGLLAAITLISYVFLYTPLKQKSSLSTIIGAIPGALPPMGGWTAVRNEIGVEAWILFAILFLWQLPHFLAIAWIYRDDYARGGFRMLTVIDPEGGSAGRQIIANCIALLSVSLLPTLIGLTGIVYFVTALLLGLAFLSAGIGVIVSRNVAAAQRLMRASLVYLPALLGVMAWDKTF
- a CDS encoding DUF86 domain-containing protein, with the translated sequence MSLSQLEYLRHILDETQYLIGKSQSLPRRQFLEDDTLPRAFVRSLEIIGEAVKNLPHEFRQKHPEIDWKTIAGMRDKLIHGYFGVDYELVWDVVQNKIPRLQNDIEAIIDREMNGIS
- a CDS encoding nucleotidyltransferase family protein; this translates as MLDKTKVFSLLQEHKDRIRGYGVLQLGLFGSFVRNEQQRDSDIDLLVEFGAGQKNFDNFIHLAFFLDDLFGRPVELLTPESISPYIRPYIMEEIEYVSFAA
- a CDS encoding heme A synthase — encoded protein: MNTHESNGRKWLHRFALLVVGATFVLIFIGGLVTSTDSGLSVPDWPTTYGHFMFSFPLSQMVGGILYEHGHRMVATIVGMLTMILAIWLWRVEPRAWVRGLGYAALAAVILQGILGGLTVLFLLPTAISVAHGTLAQLFFCLTICVALFTSPEWLKPRVRTDDVQRPSLQTLTIITTALVLLQLILGAVMRHTKSGLAIPDFPLAFGQVIPPLDSPQIVIHFAHRVGALLVTASIVWTVVRIFRKHREEALLLSPALLLTGAIILQITLGALTIWTQKAVTPTTMHVATGALILGTNVVLALRARRYTEIPERIPAAEKMGKIIPQAG
- a CDS encoding cytochrome oxidase subunit III, with product MSHATAHAHAVDPAESPLTPESWGKLGMWIFLAGDAMSFGALLAGYGALRSGATDWPNPLEVLGINLTAFMTFLLICSSVTMVKALSAVKRGDQKGLRNFLALTILGGLIFLGLQAYEWTHLMTAQNVTFTSNPYGSYLFGTTFYAITGFHGAHVTGGVIYLSAILMNSLRGRYSAANYNGVENVGLYWHFVDLVWILVFTFVYLIQ
- a CDS encoding heme-copper oxidase subunit III, which translates into the protein MSSACRASKKITCRKPAERLCRQATERNGARRTSFTSTNARVTRNSDETGGACDTECTIAENSVGRIGIFSSRDDCECYRFELMPGLFAMSSITSPPFAASAVAYEWRSRAEDEVIALDHFSGDPPPITPELPYGPDDNGRDDDTEPKPVGNAVLGMLLFLGTDAMFFATLIGAFIVFRTSAVNWPPLGQPRLPVAVTGVNTVILLLSGITMFAAYQRIRRGEGAGLVKGLAATALLGVTFLFIQGSEWIKLIDFGLTLSSSVYGAIFYVLIGCHALHVLGAVLWLVIVWRRAQQNQFTAQRHTPVQLCSMYWYLVVLLWPALYALVYLN
- a CDS encoding cytochrome c oxidase subunit I, giving the protein MGFTDFLVGFAYFVGGLGSLAEANPHGFIGTYLISLDHKMIGKQFLAVGLLMMIFGGGFALLFRWQLAYPDQPLPLIGASAEFLETGEPKTGMDNLWMEWIQKDDSEKNWLAKNMPMGAVAPAFYNSLFTMHATIMIFFVVMPILVGCFGNFLIPLMIGTRDMAFPVLNMLSFWIAVASGVIMMAGFFVPGGHAAAGWTSYTPLSANAAWTGVELGQALWSFSLIVLGVSSLMGSINYITTIINMRAPGMTLFRMPLSVWSLFIVAILLLLALPVLTSALAMLLFDQTLGTSFFDVKGGGEPLLWQHLFWFFGHPEVYILILPAMGLASEILPVFSRKPIFGYRAMVWAMIAIAFLGWIVWGHHMFQSGMNPRLGTTFMVSTMLIAVPSAIKTFNWLGTLWGGNIRFSVPMLFALGFVSMFVIGGLSGIYMASTPVDMFIHDTYYIVAHIHYVVFGGSILGIFAGLYYWFPKMYGRMMNQTWGHVHFWLTFVSFNCTFFPMHILGVGGHMRRIANPLQYDFLKQFQGMNEFITISAFVLGFTQIIFAVNFIYSMYKGKKAENDNPWRANTLEWTAATPPPHGNFEKIPVVYHGAYEFSVPGVEEDYVPQTSRTPVPAGH
- the coxB gene encoding cytochrome c oxidase subunit II, producing the protein MLDWLPENVSTYGGRIDFFFYVIYYITAGVFFLVAGAMFYFLVKYRHREGRRAVYSHGNTTLEWIWTSATTVAMLVLALVSKPLWGEIKQSRPAPDVQVRVAGKQFNWQIVYPGPDAQFDTADDYQIDNDLHVPVDAVVHVHLSSLDVIHSFFVPQLRLKQDAVPGHNITAWFQATKPGVYEIPCAELCGFGHSGMKGTLYVDTKEDYDAWVQQTWPPAEEEAAPADLAPAENEQ